The DNA window CTTCGTGCAGTTTGTCTGCTTTCCCTGTAAGTTATCGGCTTAACCAAAATATCGCAAGCATTATTTTTTACAAAACGCAACATTACACCTTTCTTTACGATTTATTTTAGTTGTACACTTTATTTTACATACAATAAGAGTGGATAAGAATGATAACAATATTAAACATAACTAATTGATTAATAATCTTTAAAAAACCAAAACCAAGAGTAACCAATCCTAACGTAAACCCAAAACCGCCACTCTCTTTTGGCTATGAGTATCGCCAACTCCACACTCGAAAATGAGATAACATCCCATTTCAGATCACAAATTTATGCGACTTTCTCTCACGACAAAACGCAAATTTGTGGGTGCAACTCAGTTTTAGCTCACTTAAGATGTGTGCTTACAAAACGTTTATCGATTGCGCGCGCATTATTGGTAAACGATATCACTTAGACTGATACAATCCTTTAACAAAGCAAGGTGACACTTATGATGCGTTATGTCACTCAGTGGCTACAGAAAGACCCTGATCCCAAAACTCGTGAAGAATTGCAGTATCTCGTTGAAGAACAGATGACTGCTGAACTAGAAGATCGTTTCAATACGCGCCTTCAATTTGGTACCGCTGGTCTACGTGGTAAAGTGGGATGCGGTCCTAACCGTATGAACCGCCTAGTTATTCAAGAAACCTCTGCTGGGTTAGCGGATTATTTGATTAAACAAGTAAGCAACGCCAAAGAACGCGGTGTCGTCATTGGCTATGACGGTCGTCCTGATTCACAACAATTTGCTCAAGATGCAGCAGCGGTGTTGGCAGCTCATGGCATTAAAGTCTATCTGACCCACAAAGTCGCGCCGACGCCAGTCGTCGCATTTGGTGTAAAACACTTCCACGCGGCAGCAGCTATTGTGGTTACGGCAAGCCATAACCCACCAGAATACAATGGCTTTAAAGTCTATTGGGAAAATGGTGCACAGATCATTCCTCCTCATGATGCTGGCATTGCCGCTGCGATTGATATCGCCGCAACTCAACCTGTCACGCAAATCAGTTTGGAACAGGCTGAGCAGCAAGGGCTATTGGTGTGGCTTAAAGAGGAATATTACCAAGCGTATCGCCAAGCAACTCATCAGCAACCATTACTGAACAATCACTCCAAACCAGAAGACCTAGTGATTGCCTACACCGCCATGCATGGCGTGGGCGCTGACATGGCAGAAACCCTATTAGCCGATGCAGGGTTCACTCAGGTTCACAGCGTTGCGGAGCAAAGAGAGCCTGACGGCACCTTCCCAACCGTGAACTTCCCGAACCCAGAAGAAGCTGGAGCGATGGATTTGGTGATGGCATTAGGTAAAAGCACTCAAGCCGATATCGCCTGTGCTAATGACCCAGACGCCGACCGTTTTGCGGTCGCTGCACGTAAAGCTGATGGTTTATACCAAATGCTCACTGGTGACCAAGTGGGGTCTCTATTTGGCGAATACTTGCTAAATAACTGCGATGCTAAGACCAAATTGGTCGGCAATACCATCGTCTCTTCCAGCTTACTTGGCAAAATTGCTCAAGCGAAAGGCGCTCGTTACTACCAAACCTTAACCGGTTTTAAATGGCTAACTAACGTCGCCATGGAACAGCAAACAGCTGATCATGAGTTTTTATTCGCTTATGAAGAAGCACTGGGTTACACCATTGGTACAACAGTTTGGGATAAAGATGGTTTAACCGCACTGGTTGCTTTTGCCCAATTGGCAGCGCAGCTAAAACAGCAAGGCAAAACGGTTTGGGATGCGTTAGAAGATCTCTATCGTCAGCACGGCTTGTATGTTACCGCGCAGCGCAGCATCGCTTTAGATCCAAAATCGCCACCTGTGGGTG is part of the Vibrio porteresiae DSM 19223 genome and encodes:
- a CDS encoding phospho-sugar mutase, with the translated sequence MMRYVTQWLQKDPDPKTREELQYLVEEQMTAELEDRFNTRLQFGTAGLRGKVGCGPNRMNRLVIQETSAGLADYLIKQVSNAKERGVVIGYDGRPDSQQFAQDAAAVLAAHGIKVYLTHKVAPTPVVAFGVKHFHAAAAIVVTASHNPPEYNGFKVYWENGAQIIPPHDAGIAAAIDIAATQPVTQISLEQAEQQGLLVWLKEEYYQAYRQATHQQPLLNNHSKPEDLVIAYTAMHGVGADMAETLLADAGFTQVHSVAEQREPDGTFPTVNFPNPEEAGAMDLVMALGKSTQADIACANDPDADRFAVAARKADGLYQMLTGDQVGSLFGEYLLNNCDAKTKLVGNTIVSSSLLGKIAQAKGARYYQTLTGFKWLTNVAMEQQTADHEFLFAYEEALGYTIGTTVWDKDGLTALVAFAQLAAQLKQQGKTVWDALEDLYRQHGLYVTAQRSIALDPKSPPVGDTLRRQPPKEIAGRLVQVTEDYKLCERQFANGDKELIALPASDVLIYHLEGGARVIVRPSGTEPKLKCYYEVVGEFGAELSFEQAQQQAEEQMAMLIAEHQHSLA